Proteins from a single region of Flavobacterium sp. YJ01:
- a CDS encoding TolC family protein, translating into MKRLLLTLLVIVSHKNVAQIAAINDTIVLSRTQAEALFLDKNISLISEKLNIDIADAQVIQAKLWPNPTLTIGEINLWNNATAQQLPPLWGNFGRTSQVNAELEQLIQTAGKRRKMIAMEKVGVDIAKEYFKTFLRNLKIEFRGNLTELQYNQAQEAIYKKQLSSMQTLLKAYGNQVKQGNVGKGEYIRLKATELQFLKEIADLQKENNSLQKELKVLMNLPATNYIKLTDDGFVPDNKNIENINLGNLMASAVENRPDMKVLKLGNDYNDNKHKYERAMRTPDVTLGVSYDRGASLMNDFVGVGFSLDLPFFNRNQGNIKAAKLAIDQGKLLAEEKTITIQSEVLESYENLLVTKKLYDSVEADYEGDLDKLLEAYRKNFLQKNTSMLEYLDFVDAYLDNKSILLNSKMDLNKNLEELRYISGQEIN; encoded by the coding sequence TTGAAACGTTTACTTTTAACCTTACTCGTAATTGTATCTCACAAAAACGTGGCGCAGATTGCTGCCATAAACGATACAATTGTGCTTTCCAGAACACAGGCCGAGGCTTTGTTTTTGGATAAGAATATCTCTCTTATTTCCGAAAAACTGAACATCGATATTGCCGATGCACAGGTTATTCAGGCAAAACTATGGCCCAATCCTACGCTGACTATCGGCGAAATCAATCTTTGGAACAATGCTACTGCACAGCAATTGCCTCCGCTTTGGGGCAATTTCGGAAGAACGTCGCAAGTCAATGCAGAACTGGAACAACTGATTCAAACTGCCGGAAAACGAAGAAAAATGATTGCAATGGAAAAAGTAGGCGTTGATATCGCCAAAGAATATTTCAAAACTTTTTTACGTAATCTAAAAATCGAATTTAGAGGCAATCTTACGGAACTGCAATACAATCAAGCGCAGGAAGCGATTTATAAAAAACAACTTTCGTCGATGCAGACTTTACTAAAAGCGTACGGAAATCAGGTAAAACAAGGCAATGTTGGCAAAGGCGAATACATTAGATTGAAAGCAACTGAACTTCAATTCTTAAAAGAAATAGCCGATTTACAAAAGGAAAATAATTCGTTGCAGAAAGAACTTAAGGTTTTAATGAATCTTCCCGCAACAAACTATATCAAACTTACCGATGATGGTTTTGTTCCCGATAATAAAAATATCGAAAACATCAATTTAGGTAATCTAATGGCTTCGGCTGTAGAAAACAGACCTGATATGAAAGTGCTTAAACTTGGAAATGATTATAACGACAACAAGCACAAATACGAAAGAGCCATGCGAACGCCAGATGTTACGCTTGGTGTAAGTTATGACCGTGGAGCGAGTTTAATGAATGATTTTGTGGGCGTTGGTTTCTCGCTTGATCTTCCGTTTTTCAATCGAAATCAGGGAAATATCAAAGCTGCAAAACTAGCTATCGATCAGGGAAAACTATTGGCTGAGGAAAAAACAATTACTATCCAATCGGAAGTATTGGAGTCTTATGAAAATTTATTGGTGACCAAAAAACTGTACGACAGTGTTGAAGCTGATTATGAAGGAGATTTGGATAAACTTCTGGAAGCGTATCGTAAAAACTTCCTTCAAAAAAATACCAGCATGCTTGAATACCTTGATTTTGTTGATGCTTATTTAGACAACAAATCGATACTGCTGAATTCTAAAATGGACCTGAATAAAAATCTGGAAGAACTGCGCTATATCTCAGGTCAGGAAATCAACTAA
- a CDS encoding HAMP domain-containing sensor histidine kinase, with protein MKIRNRFTLISSFTFSVVFVIASVITYFSFYSYSEKIIYNELQKTCLLTGIFYLEKDELPENQHLLIGQQFRENSLEIITRVYNNKNQIVYGDKTIDNNINAERLDYIRKNRKLSFKSKHHFYFGSYYHDNQGDFVVFVKKNDVEFKTMTDRLQIIMIMVLIIGLITIYIVSRVLSNLAYSPIKNIIDQVNEIQASSLDRQIVSPNTKDDIQELVETYNNLFTRLSDTFIIQKNFINYVSHEFKTPLTAISGNLEVFAQKDRSSAEYKEMSEKVLENVYQIEDTMNTLMMLSGLRNNTELNEIFRVDELVWDINDQIPSIYDLKNSPIQIVLEVANDKLLSIKGNSNEIKIALYNIIENAVKYSNGNPIKISLLEKDNQLKIVIEDRGSGISEDDLIFIKQTFYRGKNVKDIKGSGVGLSLANIIFKQNNIDFNIASKKDEGTTVTLLFPRL; from the coding sequence ATGAAAATACGCAACAGGTTTACCTTAATATCATCTTTTACGTTTAGCGTTGTCTTTGTCATTGCTTCTGTAATCACGTATTTTTCTTTCTACAGTTATTCAGAAAAAATAATATATAACGAACTTCAAAAAACATGCTTATTGACGGGAATTTTCTATCTCGAAAAAGATGAACTACCTGAGAATCAGCATTTGTTAATTGGACAGCAATTCAGGGAAAATTCGCTGGAAATCATTACTCGCGTATACAACAATAAAAATCAAATTGTATACGGCGACAAAACGATCGACAATAACATCAATGCCGAAAGACTGGATTATATTCGGAAAAACAGAAAGCTTAGTTTCAAATCCAAACATCATTTTTATTTTGGAAGTTACTATCATGACAATCAAGGTGATTTTGTGGTTTTCGTTAAAAAAAACGACGTCGAATTTAAAACCATGACCGACCGATTGCAAATCATTATGATTATGGTTTTAATCATCGGATTGATTACGATTTATATTGTCAGCCGTGTGCTTTCTAATTTGGCTTACAGTCCTATAAAAAACATTATTGATCAGGTCAACGAAATTCAGGCTTCGTCGCTGGATCGCCAGATTGTTTCTCCAAATACCAAAGATGATATTCAGGAATTGGTAGAAACGTATAACAATTTGTTTACCCGTTTATCAGATACTTTTATCATTCAGAAAAACTTTATCAATTATGTTTCGCACGAATTTAAAACGCCTTTAACGGCAATTTCAGGAAACTTAGAAGTATTTGCCCAAAAAGACAGATCAAGCGCTGAATACAAAGAAATGTCTGAGAAAGTTTTGGAAAATGTCTATCAGATCGAAGACACCATGAATACATTGATGATGCTTTCGGGCTTGCGAAATAATACAGAACTCAACGAAATTTTTAGGGTTGACGAATTGGTTTGGGATATTAACGATCAGATTCCTAGTATTTATGATCTAAAAAATTCTCCAATACAAATTGTTCTAGAAGTGGCAAATGACAAACTGCTTTCGATAAAAGGAAATAGCAACGAAATTAAAATCGCTTTATACAATATTATAGAAAACGCCGTAAAATATTCTAACGGAAATCCAATAAAAATAAGTCTTTTGGAAAAAGACAACCAGCTTAAAATTGTCATTGAAGACCGCGGAAGTGGAATTAGCGAAGACGATTTAATCTTCATTAAACAAACCTTTTATCGAGGTAAAAATGTGAAAGATATAAAAGGAAGCGGTGTTGGACTTTCGTTGGCCAATATTATCTTTAAACAAAATAATATCGATTTTAATATTGCATCCAAAAAAGACGAAGGAACAACGGTAACGCTACTATTTCCGAGACTCTAA
- a CDS encoding response regulator transcription factor: MNVLLIEDDKRISEFIVKGLEENNFTVHLAETGEIARELIQQDIWDIILMDIMLPGIDGIQLVKLMRFKKNHTPVLMLSALSDTDDKVNALDSGADDYLVKPFHFKELISRVNALTRRTKFNYDKVETLYKLGSLTINPEEHKVTENDKLIDLSPREYKLLLYLLENRNKVISRTQILNAVWGINYDNNTNVVDVYISYLRNKIEQNHKFIHTIKGTGYMLKEES, from the coding sequence ATGAATGTTTTACTCATTGAAGATGATAAACGCATCAGCGAATTTATAGTAAAAGGTTTGGAGGAAAACAACTTTACTGTGCATCTGGCCGAAACGGGCGAGATTGCACGTGAACTTATTCAACAAGATATTTGGGATATTATTTTAATGGATATTATGCTTCCGGGGATTGACGGAATTCAGTTGGTGAAACTAATGCGTTTCAAAAAAAATCATACGCCCGTTTTAATGTTAAGCGCTTTGAGCGACACCGATGATAAAGTAAATGCTTTAGATTCTGGCGCCGATGATTATTTGGTAAAACCTTTTCATTTTAAAGAATTAATTTCGAGAGTCAACGCACTTACTCGAAGAACTAAATTCAACTACGACAAAGTAGAAACTTTATACAAATTAGGAAGTTTGACCATAAATCCTGAAGAACATAAGGTTACAGAAAACGATAAACTAATCGATTTATCGCCAAGAGAATATAAACTGCTGTTGTATTTATTAGAAAACCGAAACAAAGTAATCTCGAGAACGCAGATTTTAAATGCCGTTTGGGGCATTAATTACGATAACAACACCAATGTTGTCGATGTTTATATTTCTTATTTAAGAAACAAAATCGAGCAAAACCATAAATTTATCCATACCATAAAAGGAACGGGATATATGCTTAAAGAAGAATCATGA
- a CDS encoding type 1 glutamine amidotransferase domain-containing protein — MKKNIAILATNGFEESELASPKAYLEEQGWNADIISLKSGTIKAWKDGNWSKEYNVDAVLDQANEADYDALVIPGGVINPDLLRREEAAVNFVRSFFESKKPVAAICHGPQILVDADVLEGRKVTSFFSIKNDLKNAGAQWEDSEVVVDNGLVTSRKPNDLPAFNKKMVEEIKEGIHERQGV; from the coding sequence ATGAAAAAGAATATCGCCATATTAGCCACAAACGGTTTTGAAGAATCAGAATTAGCATCACCAAAAGCCTATCTGGAAGAGCAAGGTTGGAATGCGGATATCATTAGTTTGAAATCTGGAACGATCAAAGCTTGGAAAGACGGAAATTGGAGCAAGGAATACAATGTTGATGCCGTATTAGATCAAGCAAATGAAGCAGATTACGATGCTTTGGTAATTCCAGGAGGAGTTATAAATCCTGATTTATTGAGAAGAGAAGAAGCTGCAGTAAATTTTGTACGTTCCTTTTTTGAAAGTAAAAAACCAGTAGCCGCTATTTGTCACGGACCTCAAATTCTGGTAGATGCTGATGTTTTAGAAGGTCGAAAAGTAACTTCGTTTTTCTCTATTAAAAACGATTTGAAAAATGCCGGAGCACAATGGGAAGACTCAGAAGTTGTCGTAGACAATGGATTAGTAACCAGCAGAAAACCAAATGATTTACCCGCTTTTAATAAAAAAATGGTGGAAGAAATTAAAGAAGGAATACATGAGCGCCAAGGAGTCTAA
- a CDS encoding ELWxxDGT repeat protein — protein MKYNFTLLLLVTIINFSFAQTIDATLLEINFQESSYPQNLTPFKSGFCFTATDGYNKKFGRELWYSDGTKNGTKMIKDILPGSENSSISNLIQVNNILYFSANDGVHGAELWKSDGTEAGTLMVKDINPNDKEVFYAPTSMVEFNGKLYFSANNGINGYELWTSDGTEAGTYMVKDINPNSGSNPNELFVFNNSLYFIANNSTGNVLWKSDGTEAGTVILKNVYLNTLSNNNKQFLITNDRFYFYASDRSKGFELWKSDGSESGTQMVKDIRAGINPSANSLRGSVLNNTIIFEANDGINGNEIWKSDGTESGTFMLKNIDNSLDNSIFGEGKYVTFNNEVFFLASQNLQGSDIWKTDGTSNGTVLFKRVNDGNNFLFINKFFHDKINNKLLFFINSTNNSDKTIWVSDGTSNGTKELSNIKSNDSFGYPDNFISINNKTIFNAESKKYGNELWQTDGTTLGTSLFADLNFSNGSNPAKFTNVNGNLFFRARGTESGSQLFKSDGTIEGTKLVKDLNPGSETIDDLSDMKEIKGTLFFSGIDGTHGFELWKSDGTENGTTLVKDIFPGINSGLRSNSGKQEFSVINDILYFNANDGANGFELWKSDGTEAGTYMIKDIYPGSSASYARQFVLLNNIIYFIANDNSGTAIWKTDGTQSGTTKIIALNDIRILKILNNKLIIIAETSGTTYGPHDVWVSDGTAIGTKHLKTFGDNGDSEIEFTTTMGNQLYFVARSPDSFRKAVYKTDGTIEGTKLVFDGANHPTMPNLKIKEILTCGSYVYFVVSDFYNTNKELWRTNNQVTEKVADSDTEDFLNIRSLITYNDNLFYLTELFPKKIWMINDNLNTSEHLSINVLNGKNLDGRDSVQGLAVTNNNLYFNANNEISGNELYLAKINSPSLSIPDYYLSEKKNQKEIKVYPNPANKFVTIESKNSNITKFELYNMLGQKIDEQMSKDSNQKIKYDLNNLVNGIYFIKATLSNGKIDNVKLIVN, from the coding sequence ATGAAATATAACTTTACTCTACTTCTTTTAGTTACAATTATTAATTTCTCATTTGCGCAAACTATAGATGCAACTTTACTTGAAATAAATTTTCAAGAGAGCAGTTATCCTCAAAATCTTACGCCTTTTAAATCTGGATTTTGCTTTACTGCTACAGATGGTTACAACAAAAAATTTGGTAGAGAGTTGTGGTATTCTGATGGCACAAAAAATGGCACAAAAATGATAAAGGATATTTTACCTGGAAGTGAAAATTCTAGTATAAGTAACTTAATTCAAGTTAATAATATTCTTTATTTTTCTGCAAATGACGGCGTGCATGGCGCAGAATTATGGAAAAGTGATGGCACAGAAGCAGGAACATTAATGGTTAAAGACATAAATCCAAATGACAAAGAGGTATTTTATGCTCCCACATCAATGGTAGAATTTAATGGAAAATTATATTTCTCTGCAAATAATGGTATCAATGGTTATGAACTATGGACAAGCGATGGAACAGAAGCTGGTACTTATATGGTAAAAGATATAAACCCTAATAGCGGCAGCAATCCAAACGAATTATTTGTATTTAATAATAGTTTGTATTTCATCGCGAATAATTCGACTGGAAATGTATTATGGAAAAGTGACGGTACAGAAGCAGGTACCGTAATATTAAAAAACGTCTATCTTAATACTCTTTCTAACAATAATAAACAATTTTTAATTACAAATGACCGCTTTTACTTTTATGCATCTGACAGATCAAAAGGTTTTGAGCTTTGGAAAAGTGATGGTTCTGAATCAGGAACTCAAATGGTCAAAGATATTCGAGCTGGTATAAATCCTAGTGCAAATTCGTTAAGAGGTTCTGTATTAAACAATACTATAATTTTTGAAGCAAATGATGGAATTAATGGTAATGAAATATGGAAAAGTGATGGTACAGAAAGTGGAACATTCATGCTAAAAAACATTGACAATTCACTTGACAATAGCATATTTGGTGAAGGCAAATATGTTACATTCAATAACGAAGTGTTTTTTCTAGCCAGTCAGAATCTTCAAGGAAGCGATATATGGAAAACCGACGGAACATCCAACGGTACGGTTTTATTTAAACGTGTAAATGATGGTAATAATTTCTTATTTATTAATAAATTTTTTCATGATAAAATAAACAACAAGCTCTTATTTTTTATTAACAGCACTAATAACTCTGATAAAACAATTTGGGTTAGCGACGGAACATCAAACGGAACGAAAGAGCTTTCTAATATAAAATCAAATGATTCATTTGGTTATCCTGATAATTTTATCTCTATCAATAACAAAACAATTTTTAATGCTGAAAGCAAGAAATATGGAAATGAATTATGGCAAACTGATGGAACAACTTTAGGAACATCTTTATTCGCCGATCTTAATTTCAGCAACGGAAGTAATCCTGCAAAATTTACGAATGTGAATGGGAATCTATTTTTTAGAGCAAGAGGAACAGAATCTGGAAGCCAACTATTTAAAAGCGATGGAACAATAGAAGGAACTAAATTAGTTAAGGATTTAAATCCAGGCAGTGAAACAATTGATGACCTTTCTGATATGAAAGAAATAAAAGGTACTTTATTCTTTAGCGGAATAGATGGCACTCATGGATTTGAACTTTGGAAAAGCGACGGAACAGAAAATGGAACTACTTTAGTAAAAGACATTTTCCCAGGAATCAACAGCGGTTTGAGAAGCAATAGCGGCAAACAAGAATTTAGTGTAATAAATGATATATTATATTTTAACGCCAATGATGGAGCAAATGGTTTCGAACTTTGGAAAAGTGACGGAACAGAAGCTGGAACTTATATGATAAAAGATATTTATCCTGGTTCTAGTGCTAGCTATGCAAGACAATTTGTTTTACTAAATAATATTATTTATTTTATTGCTAATGATAATTCTGGTACAGCTATATGGAAAACTGACGGAACGCAATCTGGAACAACAAAAATTATAGCTTTAAATGATATAAGGATTTTAAAAATTTTAAATAATAAATTGATAATAATCGCTGAAACATCAGGAACAACTTATGGTCCACATGACGTATGGGTGTCAGATGGTACTGCAATTGGAACTAAACACTTAAAAACTTTCGGAGATAATGGTGACAGCGAAATTGAGTTTACAACAACAATGGGAAATCAATTATATTTTGTGGCAAGAAGTCCTGATAGTTTTAGAAAAGCAGTTTATAAAACTGATGGAACTATTGAAGGCACAAAATTAGTATTTGATGGTGCAAATCATCCTACAATGCCAAATCTTAAAATAAAAGAAATTTTAACATGTGGTAGTTATGTCTATTTTGTTGTAAGCGATTTTTACAACACTAATAAAGAATTATGGAGAACAAATAATCAAGTTACAGAAAAAGTAGCTGACTCTGATACTGAAGACTTTTTAAACATAAGAAGTTTAATTACTTACAATGATAATTTATTTTATTTAACAGAATTATTTCCTAAGAAAATTTGGATGATTAATGACAATTTAAATACATCTGAACATTTAAGTATAAATGTATTAAATGGCAAAAATCTTGATGGACGTGATTCGGTTCAAGGATTAGCAGTCACTAATAATAACTTGTACTTCAATGCAAATAATGAAATAAGCGGTAATGAACTTTATCTTGCAAAAATCAATTCTCCTTCATTGAGTATACCCGATTATTATTTATCGGAAAAGAAAAATCAAAAAGAAATAAAAGTTTATCCTAATCCAGCAAATAAATTTGTTACAATAGAATCTAAAAATAGTAATATTACAAAATTTGAACTCTACAACATGCTTGGACAAAAGATCGATGAACAAATGAGTAAAGATTCTAATCAAAAAATAAAATACGATCTAAATAATTTAGTTAATGGCATTTACTTTATTAAAGCGACACTATCAAATGGTAAGATAGACAATGTGAAGTTAATTGTTAATTAA
- a CDS encoding reverse transcriptase domain-containing protein has product MTVTLEEIKIAYNKLKTYIYYDNTELFLREKLVEFETDTSKELFGINWGISPQYADLDKIDDIFANKETNINDNINLKLKKLTEEINNFSIDNDFFKLLFDKIGVKLFPKKIFRQPEEENFITNKKIHQNYEIEKITAFIDLPLELHIISVLWINRFGINFDKDLLHECKGNRLLLNKEKSNTINNSSLFKPYFTQYQKWRDESIIVAQNLINNGKNALFINLDIKDYFHSCRIDLNRYFPDNNDEDKDNINIILRIIHKEYSSLISKKYKFLINSPEDLEDKSIIPIGLLSSYVIANHYLDDFDKIIVNKFKPAYYGRYVDDILIVLAEPNIDHYSKGVYEKYTFDFTKYSLDNKIEKDITFTKIEKYILQTLHPLLKVLPSKDGNIIKIDEYDNLICQSQKTLMYYFDASESDLVIDKLKQELDFKSSEFKDLPDDNDGLGEFDKNAFYLNYTDSEGKVRTLKDYKENRYGLTVYLTNKILGATKHKQHVSSEEIEKFLKLFKGQNVIEFYRLWEKIFTYLLVNEKPEEYVNFYFNCVDEVLKITLLHKNFSRTKIKAEYVRDTLLKFLDVSHELVLSLNPNFLKQNKKVLKNFEYRSNQLEADYFNFFFNQITRPDSFWSMRYRKTNMLRHHYVSIPLLNFTRESYNTKINLLSLNFDVAKYSIDSSLIKNSPRPVKFWECTISQLFSDLKLKAPKAQNDIINIADSFQSGHFLDKAFKRFKRANSNHQSVNTFEDTIDKYQDKFYKITQPQSKNDILLEVASNNSERKNQPTIGVANTYVDEKNIIHGLRNDPNISNDRYQKLVRFLKETRKNRADIVAFPEFFIPIEIFSSLVRYSEKNQTLLVTGLEHITVNNLSFNFVATIMPIEINGYKDATVVFRLKNHYAPIEELLIKGNHYRIPKPSKYRYHIFNWKNIYFSVSYCFELANIAHRSLLKSKIDLLFAIEYNQDLNYFSNLVESVSRDLHCYVVQVNSSHFGDTRITQPTQSYNVDIVNLKGGENNVTVLGTIDIAKLREFQRKKFSLSRTDKTFKPLPPDFDHDQVIKRIKNK; this is encoded by the coding sequence ATGACTGTAACTTTAGAAGAAATCAAAATAGCGTATAATAAATTAAAGACTTATATATATTACGATAATACAGAACTGTTTTTAAGAGAAAAACTTGTTGAATTTGAAACTGATACTTCTAAAGAACTTTTCGGTATTAATTGGGGCATCTCACCTCAATATGCCGATTTAGATAAAATCGATGATATTTTCGCAAATAAGGAAACTAATATTAATGACAACATCAATCTAAAACTAAAAAAACTTACCGAAGAAATAAATAATTTCAGTATTGATAATGATTTTTTCAAGTTATTATTTGATAAAATTGGTGTAAAGCTTTTTCCAAAGAAAATTTTTAGACAACCTGAAGAGGAGAATTTTATAACAAACAAAAAAATTCATCAAAACTATGAAATAGAAAAAATAACGGCATTTATTGATTTGCCTTTAGAACTTCATATTATTTCTGTATTATGGATAAATAGATTTGGGATTAACTTTGACAAAGATTTATTACACGAATGTAAAGGAAATAGATTGTTATTGAATAAAGAAAAATCTAACACTATAAACAATTCATCTCTTTTTAAACCTTATTTTACTCAATATCAAAAATGGCGTGACGAATCCATTATTGTTGCTCAAAATCTAATTAACAATGGAAAAAATGCTTTGTTTATTAATTTAGATATTAAAGATTATTTTCATTCGTGTCGAATTGATTTAAATAGATATTTCCCCGATAACAATGACGAAGATAAAGACAATATAAATATAATACTTCGCATAATTCACAAAGAATATTCATCCTTAATAAGTAAAAAATACAAATTTTTAATTAACTCTCCTGAAGATTTAGAAGATAAGTCAATTATTCCAATTGGACTATTAAGCTCTTATGTAATAGCAAATCATTATCTAGATGATTTTGATAAAATTATAGTTAATAAATTTAAACCAGCTTACTATGGAAGATATGTTGATGATATTTTGATAGTTCTTGCTGAACCCAATATTGATCATTATTCTAAAGGTGTTTACGAGAAATATACATTCGATTTTACTAAATATTCATTAGATAATAAAATCGAAAAAGATATAACATTTACAAAAATTGAGAAATACATACTTCAAACTTTACATCCATTATTAAAGGTTTTACCATCCAAAGATGGAAATATTATTAAAATAGATGAATATGATAATCTTATTTGTCAATCTCAAAAAACTTTGATGTATTATTTTGACGCATCTGAATCAGATCTTGTTATCGATAAATTAAAACAGGAACTTGACTTCAAATCGAGCGAATTTAAAGATCTTCCAGATGATAATGATGGATTAGGAGAATTTGATAAAAACGCTTTTTATTTAAATTACACGGATTCTGAAGGTAAAGTTAGGACTTTAAAAGACTACAAAGAAAACAGATATGGATTAACTGTTTATCTAACAAATAAAATTCTAGGAGCTACTAAACATAAGCAACACGTTTCTTCAGAAGAAATTGAAAAATTTTTAAAATTATTTAAAGGTCAAAATGTAATTGAATTTTATCGACTTTGGGAAAAAATATTTACATATCTATTAGTAAATGAAAAACCGGAAGAATATGTTAACTTTTATTTTAACTGCGTTGATGAAGTACTAAAAATTACTCTTCTTCATAAAAACTTTTCTAGAACTAAAATTAAAGCAGAATATGTAAGGGATACTCTGCTTAAATTTTTAGATGTTTCTCATGAATTAGTTTTATCTCTAAATCCAAACTTTTTAAAACAGAATAAAAAAGTTTTAAAAAATTTTGAATATCGTTCAAATCAACTTGAAGCAGATTATTTCAATTTCTTTTTTAATCAAATTACTCGTCCTGATTCATTTTGGTCTATGCGTTATAGGAAAACAAATATGCTACGTCATCATTATGTTTCTATTCCTTTATTAAATTTTACACGTGAAAGTTATAATACTAAAATAAATTTATTAAGTTTAAATTTTGATGTTGCCAAATATAGTATTGATTCTTCTTTAATTAAAAATTCTCCTAGACCAGTTAAATTTTGGGAATGTACCATTTCACAATTGTTTAGTGATTTAAAACTTAAAGCTCCTAAAGCACAAAATGACATAATAAATATAGCCGATAGCTTTCAGTCTGGTCATTTTTTAGATAAAGCATTCAAAAGATTTAAAAGAGCTAATAGCAATCATCAATCAGTTAACACATTTGAAGACACAATTGATAAATATCAAGATAAATTTTACAAAATTACACAACCACAAAGCAAAAATGATATTCTTTTAGAAGTAGCATCCAATAACAGTGAAAGAAAAAATCAACCCACAATAGGTGTTGCAAATACGTATGTTGATGAAAAAAATATTATACACGGTTTAAGAAATGATCCCAACATCTCTAATGATAGATATCAAAAACTTGTTAGATTTTTAAAAGAAACTAGAAAAAATAGAGCTGATATTGTAGCGTTTCCTGAATTTTTCATACCAATCGAAATTTTTTCGAGTTTGGTTCGATATTCCGAAAAAAATCAAACTTTATTAGTTACTGGGCTTGAACATATAACAGTTAATAATCTTTCATTTAATTTTGTTGCGACAATTATGCCAATCGAAATTAATGGTTATAAAGATGCAACCGTTGTGTTCAGATTAAAAAATCATTATGCGCCAATTGAAGAATTATTGATTAAAGGAAATCATTATAGAATCCCTAAACCTTCAAAATATCGTTATCATATATTTAACTGGAAAAATATTTATTTTTCAGTTTCATACTGTTTTGAATTAGCAAATATTGCACATCGAAGCCTACTAAAAAGCAAAATAGATCTTTTGTTTGCAATCGAGTACAATCAAGATCTAAATTATTTTTCAAATTTAGTGGAATCAGTAAGTAGAGATTTACACTGTTATGTGGTTCAAGTTAATTCTAGCCATTTTGGAGATACAAGAATCACTCAGCCTACTCAAAGTTATAATGTGGATATTGTAAATCTAAAAGGAGGTGAAAATAATGTTACTGTTTTAGGAACAATAGATATTGCCAAATTACGAGAATTTCAAAGAAAAAAATTTAGTTTATCAAGAACTGACAAAACCTTTAAACCTTTACCTCCAGACTTCGATCATGATCAAGTTATAAAGAGAATTAAGAATAAATAA